A portion of the Panulirus ornatus isolate Po-2019 chromosome 43, ASM3632096v1, whole genome shotgun sequence genome contains these proteins:
- the LOC139762457 gene encoding uncharacterized protein, whose translation MDNSNTISQEHKEEMPKISMSREGMQNFMCNWLDSLKERECVTSAACKADGNISKGNFYKTFFCNSDKKSNSVVLTDYQITREPFGNLDMTIQNQPIVDCGISLREKVNNPNDHDIIKEYDEKGKNVEKNVYLKSGNANSLSEIEENTKGNKETSHANWKAVLELDDDKITCIMGNKNDSCEHIKPSTSVPVNIITKLYKNNPVCFVEESTQKLNFRYEVQGDSQENGKNKETLSGPKDVSGGQEEKQERGANDGGENLNLEACDKTPAECCQSVRNQCDNLPVDMTLGDNTCAVDSEISRHSPSTSDHIFQSTLEDLFCSSGVEERKEHWIINPELAAQQFREVMGLTDDEPSEEYQDGTPCDLQLKS comes from the exons TCTCGGGAAGGTATGCAGAATTTTATGTGCAACTGGCTAGACTCTTTAAAGGAAAGAGAATGTGTTACCTCTGCAGCCTGTAAAGCTGACGGAAATATTTCAAAAGGTAACTTTTATAAGACTTTCTTCTGTAATTCTGATAAAAAAAGTAACAGTGTAGTACTTACAGATTATCAGATTACAAGAGAACCTTTTGGTAACCTGGATATGACGATTCAGAACCAGCCTATAGTTGATTGTGGTATCAGCTTGAGAGAAAAAGTTAACAATCCAAATGATCATGACATTATCAAAGAATatgatgaaaagggaaagaatgtAGAAAAGAACGTATACTTAAAAAGTGGAAATGCCAATTCACTTTCTGAAATTGAAGAAAATACAAAAGGCAACAAAGAAACTAGTCATGCTAATTGGAAAGCAGTACTGGAACTTGATGATGACAAAATTACATGCATTATGGGAAATAAAAATGACAGCTGTGAGCATATAAAGCCCTCAACAAGTGTCCCAGTAAACATAATAACAAAGCTGTATAAAAATAACCCTGTTTGTTTTGTAGAAGAAAGCACACAAAAATTAAATTTTAGGTATGAAGTTCAGGGGGATTcccaagaaaatggaaagaataaaGAAACTTTAAGTGGACCAAAGGATGTATCTGGAGGCCAGGAGGAAAAGCAAGAAAGAGGAGCAAACGATGGAGGAGAAAACCTTAATTTAGAAGCATGTGATAAAACTCCAGCAGAATGCTGTCAGAGTGTAAGAAATCAATGTGACAACTTACCTGTAGATATGACACTAGGAGACAACACCTGTGCTGTAGACAGTGAAATTAGTAGACATTCTCCATCTACATCAG ATCACATATTTCAGAGTACTCTAGAAGATCTGTTTTGCAGCAGTGGggtggaagagagaaaggaacaCTGGATAATAAATCCAGAGCTGGCTGCTCAACAATTTAGAGAG GTAATGGGCCTCACTGATGATGAACCTTCAGAGGAATATCAGGATGGAACCCCTTGTGACTTGCAGCTCAAATCATGA